The proteins below come from a single Kitasatospora sp. NBC_00315 genomic window:
- a CDS encoding acetate uptake transporter, translating into MSNEATGAQIARPSGADAGSLGYLALGLTLLAYGLLSTGILSGTGAKDAATLAHLVGGLTLFIAGLWQFRSGEGFTGTAFTSLGAFWAVWSGAGGAGKNATGLFLLLWTLLALTLAAAGWNSGLFSRAVYGLLALSLALSAIGVFAGSGGLGKFAGWVAAVSGLVAWYSATAALTNSGWGRAVLPVR; encoded by the coding sequence GTGAGCAACGAAGCTACCGGGGCGCAGATCGCCCGTCCATCAGGAGCCGACGCCGGCTCCCTCGGATATCTCGCACTCGGACTCACCCTCCTCGCCTACGGACTGCTCTCCACCGGCATCCTCAGCGGCACGGGTGCCAAGGACGCAGCCACTCTCGCCCACCTGGTCGGCGGGCTGACCCTGTTCATCGCCGGCCTCTGGCAGTTCCGCTCGGGCGAGGGCTTCACCGGCACCGCGTTCACCAGCCTCGGCGCCTTCTGGGCCGTCTGGTCCGGCGCGGGCGGGGCAGGCAAGAACGCCACCGGCCTGTTCCTGCTGCTGTGGACGCTGCTGGCCCTCACGCTGGCGGCCGCCGGCTGGAACTCCGGCCTGTTCAGCCGTGCCGTCTACGGCCTGCTCGCCCTGTCGCTGGCGCTGTCCGCCATCGGCGTGTTCGCCGGCTCCGGCGGCCTGGGCAAGTTCGCCGGGTGGGTCGCGGCGGTCTCCGGCCTCGTCGCCTGGTACTCCGCCACCGCCGCGCTGACCAACAGCGGCTGGGGCCGGGCGGTACTGCCGGTCAGGTAG
- a CDS encoding SpoIIE family protein phosphatase has protein sequence MVTARAAATFRPVDRSAAAARGFVRDALLSWGLPEVVDDAVVLVSELVTNAVVHAGTDAEVCCLREAETIRVEVTDHHPERGLPSFADVPDAAEGRYADPDDEGGRGLLMCSALSSCWGVEYAAGRKTVWFRLPLPDHVVGTRYAVPAAPGDELPSTDGPVHVAVVQVDEHGLVLAWNPDAEALFLHRAEDVLGRPWAEFAAWPQSAGIGLGLGETLRLARWEGGFGLRRADGLTVEVYGVQIRVRDVEGVPSTLCLLVREIDRAVLRSPARTITGDPVPPAESQLDLLAGPAAEDDLPALLQRTAERARDLLDADAAYLLLTTDDESEFEVRAATGLSAARRRYARFPVEQGHSRFDSARLPAVHEDLSLRPAPVPLLADSGMRSLITVPLKVEGRLIGSIGVAAAAPGRYDNEDALRLQFAADRVALVLESARLAELERLRRGSLSFLVEASELLAGTLEHEQTLALMAQMAVPTLASWCAVYTTGDSSGPASLAFVLHQDEDRIDPLRHVLDKIPAPDSGPAPGARFWTGPADAARPGGPADGPELAGLLGETVVLPLAARNRVIGLLALGAPTGVRFRQEILELAEDLSRRAALALDNSRLYSERTATSQALQRSLLPPELPEIPGVEVDVYYQAAGEGNEVGGDFYDLFPIREGTYGFAIGDVCGTGPEAASVTGLARHSLRLLAREGLDAPQVLRRLNAAILDEGSRSRFLTLLYGEMTPRADGCTELSMVCAGHPLPLRLRTDGQVDQAATPQPLLGVMEDLELTAEQLVLEPGEVLLCVTDGVTERREGLRMLGDDGLAQVLTGCTGLTAGAVATRVQRAVERFAPEPPSDDMAILTIRIPTQRAD, from the coding sequence GTGGTCACCGCGCGCGCAGCCGCCACCTTCCGACCGGTGGACCGGTCGGCCGCCGCCGCACGCGGTTTCGTCCGCGACGCGCTGCTGAGCTGGGGGCTGCCCGAGGTCGTCGACGACGCGGTCGTGCTGGTCAGCGAACTCGTCACCAACGCCGTCGTGCACGCCGGAACCGACGCCGAGGTCTGCTGTCTGCGGGAGGCCGAGACCATCCGGGTCGAGGTCACCGACCACCACCCCGAACGCGGCCTGCCCTCCTTCGCGGACGTCCCGGACGCCGCGGAGGGACGCTACGCCGACCCGGACGACGAGGGCGGACGCGGCCTGCTGATGTGCTCGGCGCTGTCGTCCTGCTGGGGCGTCGAGTACGCGGCCGGGCGCAAGACCGTCTGGTTCCGCCTGCCGCTGCCCGACCACGTGGTCGGCACCCGCTACGCCGTCCCGGCCGCTCCCGGCGACGAACTGCCCAGCACCGACGGTCCGGTGCACGTCGCGGTGGTCCAGGTCGACGAGCACGGCCTCGTCCTGGCCTGGAATCCCGACGCCGAGGCGCTGTTCCTGCACCGCGCCGAGGACGTCCTCGGCCGCCCCTGGGCCGAGTTCGCCGCCTGGCCGCAGTCGGCGGGCATCGGGCTGGGCCTCGGCGAGACGCTGCGTCTGGCCCGCTGGGAGGGCGGCTTCGGCCTGCGCCGCGCGGACGGGCTCACGGTCGAGGTCTACGGCGTGCAGATCCGGGTCCGCGACGTGGAGGGCGTCCCGTCCACCCTCTGCCTGCTGGTCCGCGAGATCGACCGCGCGGTCCTGCGCTCCCCCGCGCGGACCATCACGGGCGATCCCGTGCCCCCGGCCGAGAGCCAGCTCGACCTGCTGGCCGGCCCGGCCGCCGAGGACGACCTACCGGCGCTCCTCCAGCGCACCGCCGAGCGGGCCCGCGACCTGCTCGACGCCGACGCCGCGTACCTGCTGCTCACCACGGACGACGAGAGCGAGTTCGAGGTCCGTGCCGCCACCGGTCTCAGCGCCGCGCGCCGCCGCTACGCCCGCTTCCCGGTGGAGCAGGGCCACAGCCGGTTCGACTCGGCCCGCCTGCCCGCCGTCCACGAGGACCTCTCGCTGCGCCCGGCCCCCGTACCGCTGCTCGCCGACAGCGGGATGCGCTCGCTGATCACCGTCCCGCTCAAGGTCGAGGGCCGCCTGATCGGCTCGATCGGCGTCGCGGCGGCCGCCCCCGGGCGCTACGACAACGAGGACGCGCTGCGCCTGCAGTTCGCCGCCGACCGGGTCGCCCTCGTCCTGGAGAGTGCCCGGCTGGCCGAGCTGGAACGCCTGCGCCGGGGCTCGCTCTCCTTCCTCGTCGAGGCCTCCGAACTGCTCGCGGGGACCTTGGAGCACGAGCAGACCCTCGCCCTGATGGCGCAGATGGCCGTGCCCACCCTCGCCTCCTGGTGCGCCGTGTACACCACCGGGGACAGCAGCGGACCGGCGTCCCTCGCCTTCGTCCTGCACCAGGACGAGGACCGGATCGACCCGCTGCGGCACGTGCTCGACAAGATCCCGGCGCCCGACTCGGGCCCCGCTCCCGGTGCCCGGTTCTGGACGGGCCCGGCCGACGCCGCCCGGCCCGGCGGCCCGGCGGACGGCCCGGAGCTCGCGGGCCTGCTGGGCGAGACCGTGGTGCTCCCGCTGGCCGCCCGCAACCGGGTGATCGGCCTGCTCGCGCTCGGCGCCCCCACCGGCGTGCGCTTCCGGCAGGAGATCCTCGAACTCGCCGAGGACCTCTCCCGGCGGGCCGCCCTGGCCCTCGACAACTCCCGTCTCTACTCCGAGCGCACGGCCACCAGTCAGGCCCTGCAGCGGAGCCTGCTGCCTCCGGAACTGCCCGAGATCCCCGGCGTCGAGGTGGACGTCTACTACCAGGCGGCCGGCGAGGGCAACGAGGTCGGCGGCGACTTCTACGACCTCTTCCCGATCCGTGAGGGCACCTACGGCTTCGCCATCGGCGACGTCTGCGGCACCGGACCGGAGGCCGCCTCCGTGACCGGCCTGGCCCGGCACTCGCTGCGCCTGCTCGCCCGGGAGGGACTGGACGCCCCCCAGGTCCTGCGGCGCCTCAACGCCGCCATCCTGGACGAGGGTTCGCGCAGCCGCTTCCTCACCCTGCTGTACGGCGAGATGACCCCGAGGGCGGACGGCTGCACCGAGCTGTCGATGGTCTGCGCCGGCCACCCGCTGCCGCTGCGGCTGCGCACCGACGGACAGGTCGACCAGGCGGCCACCCCCCAGCCGCTGCTGGGCGTGATGGAGGATCTGGAACTGACCGCCGAACAGCTGGTGCTGGAGCCGGGCGAGGTGCTCCTCTGCGTCACCGACGGCGTCACCGAACGGCGGGAGGGGCTCAGGATGCTTGGCGACGACGGACTCGCCCAGGTGCTCACCGGCTGCACCGGCCTGACCGCCGGCGCGGTCGCCACCCGGGTGCAGCGCGCGGTGGAACGCTTCGCGCCGGAGCCGCCGTCGGACGACATGGCCATCCTGACGATCCGGATCCCCACCCAGCGGGCGGACTGA
- a CDS encoding phosphatase PAP2 family protein — MQNLTLSWQTAGGASVALFAAAYAAKRVRRPAVGSFLREAGILLALFALWQLVGRLSLMSADHALDRASWIHRTELSLGLPDEAALQRAAVPYPVLVKAANYYYASMHFAVMIAVLLWVFVRHRARYAWVRTTVMVTTAVCLVVQFIPVAPPRMLPGNGFVDVAAEYGQSVYGGAVGGVVVADQLSAMPSVHVAWCVLVAVAVITVSRSSLRWLVLLHPLLTVWVVIVTANHFWADGLVGVFILALTLGAQWAVRRRRAARTAPAGAGEPRTAPARASVGR, encoded by the coding sequence GTGCAGAACCTGACCCTTTCGTGGCAGACGGCCGGTGGCGCCTCGGTCGCCCTGTTCGCGGCCGCGTACGCGGCCAAGCGGGTCCGAAGACCGGCCGTCGGGAGCTTCTTGCGGGAGGCCGGCATCCTGCTCGCGCTCTTCGCGCTCTGGCAGCTGGTGGGCCGGCTCTCGCTGATGAGCGCGGATCACGCGCTGGACCGGGCGTCCTGGATCCATCGGACGGAGTTGAGTCTCGGCCTGCCGGACGAAGCCGCCCTGCAGCGCGCTGCGGTGCCGTACCCGGTTCTGGTGAAGGCCGCGAACTACTACTACGCCTCGATGCACTTCGCGGTGATGATCGCGGTGCTGCTGTGGGTCTTCGTACGTCATCGCGCGCGGTACGCCTGGGTGCGGACCACCGTCATGGTGACCACGGCGGTCTGCCTGGTGGTCCAGTTCATCCCGGTGGCGCCGCCCCGGATGTTGCCTGGGAACGGCTTCGTCGACGTGGCGGCGGAGTACGGGCAGTCCGTCTACGGCGGAGCGGTCGGCGGGGTGGTGGTCGCCGACCAGCTGTCCGCCATGCCCTCGGTGCACGTGGCGTGGTGCGTCCTGGTGGCGGTGGCGGTCATCACGGTGTCGCGCAGCTCCCTGCGCTGGCTCGTGCTGCTGCATCCGCTGCTGACCGTGTGGGTCGTCATCGTGACGGCGAACCACTTCTGGGCCGACGGGCTGGTCGGGGTGTTCATCCTGGCGCTGACCTTGGGCGCCCAGTGGGCGGTCCGGCGGCGCCGCGCGGCCCGGACGGCGCCGGCGGGGGCCGGGGAGCCCCGTACGGCCCCCGCGCGGGCCTCGGTGGGCCGCTGA
- a CDS encoding HAMP domain-containing protein, with amino-acid sequence MRDGNFKRRLSVPGDGPLAEIAAVFNEVAERNQHLTGELARVRRAVGREGRLSERLETGAGEGAWMAAVDNCNALIDDLARPMAEVGRVLTSIAEGDLEQKMELRSVHTSGVSHPLRGEYLRIGRTVNGLVEQLSEFTDEVTRVAVEVGTEGKLGGQARVRSMSGSWKDLADSVNTMAGRLTAQVRNIAEVTTAVAKGDLSHKVTVDVAGEMLELKNTVNTMVDQLNSFAAQVTRVARDVGTEGRLGGQAQVPGVAGVWRDLTDSVNFMANNLTGQVRNIAQVTTAVARGDLSQKIEVDARGEILELKNTINTMVDQLSGFAEQVTRVARQVGTEGRLGGQAQVPGAAGVWRDLTDNVNFMANNLTDQVRNIAQVTTAVAKGDLSQKIQVDARGEILELKNTINTMVDQLGAFADEVTRVARDVGTEGILGGQASVPGVSGTWKDLTNSVNLMANNLTSQVRNIAEVTTAVARGDVSKKITVDARGEILELVTTVNTMVDQLSAFADEVTRVAREVGTEGILGGQARVRGVSGIWKDLTDNVNFMASNLTSQVRNIAEVATAVASGDLSKKITIEAQGEVAALAGTLNTMVDQLSAFAVQVTRVAREVGTDGILGGQAGVPGVAGIWKDLTDNVNLMANNLTGQVRNIALVITAVARGDLSQKIDVDARGEILQLKTSINTMVDQLGSFAAEVTRVAREVGTDGRLGGQARVPGVDGTWQDLTESVNELANNLTRQVRAIAQVATAVTRGDLSLRIDVDASGELDELKDNINQMIANLRETTRTNQEQDWLKTNLARVTGLLQGRRDLEAVASLIMTELTPVVSAQHGAFFLAQPAGRTAELITEDDDENDTVLRLIGSYGYQRRAMPTTFRPGESLVGQAAVEKRSIILKEAPPGYLKIASGLGEASPAHVVVLPVLFEGRLLGVIELATFSSFTTVALDFLNQIADLIGVTVNTISVNTKTEGLLLESQRLTAELSMRSAELEARQEELERTNEELQEKAEQLAQQNRDIEIKNSEIEEARQVLEERAEQLALASRYKSEFLANMSHELRTPLNSLLILARLLSDNNEGNLSPKQVEFADTIHGAGSDLLQLINDILDLSKVEAGKMDVRPAKIALVQLVDYVEAAFRPLTVDKSLDFAVRVSPELPVTLHTDEQRLQQVLRNLLSNAVKFTDSGAVDLYIRPAGSEVPQHVREQLLEAGAITDPDEELVAFSVSDTGIGIPGNKLREIFEAFKQADGGTSRKYGGTGLGLSISREIARLLGGEIHAESELGRGSTFTLYLPLRSEAPDPSVPERPAAPAVRASVGVTPVGTPVPVGENPADHWAQEVRELAEERRRGAVERRRAAAEEPIPRQFAEQAARPGTGDRPQGRFDGRFDGEQVLIVDDDIRNVFALTSVLEQHGLTVLYAENGREGIEVLEQHEDVALVLMDIMMPEMDGYATTEAIRRMPQFAGLPIIALTAKAMKGDREKSIEAGATDHITKPVETDHLLTVMHHWLEQA; translated from the coding sequence ATGCGCGACGGCAACTTCAAGCGGCGGTTGTCCGTGCCGGGCGACGGGCCGCTGGCCGAGATCGCCGCGGTGTTCAACGAGGTCGCGGAGCGCAATCAGCACCTCACCGGCGAACTGGCCAGGGTGCGGCGGGCGGTCGGCCGGGAGGGGCGGCTCTCCGAGCGCCTGGAGACCGGCGCGGGCGAGGGCGCCTGGATGGCGGCCGTCGACAACTGCAACGCGCTGATCGACGACCTGGCCCGCCCGATGGCCGAGGTGGGCCGGGTGCTCACCTCGATCGCCGAGGGGGACCTGGAACAGAAGATGGAGTTGCGCTCCGTCCACACCAGCGGGGTGAGCCACCCCTTGCGCGGGGAGTACCTGCGGATCGGGCGGACGGTCAACGGACTGGTCGAGCAGCTCTCGGAGTTCACCGACGAGGTGACCAGGGTCGCGGTCGAGGTCGGGACGGAGGGCAAGCTCGGCGGGCAGGCCCGGGTGCGGTCGATGTCGGGCAGCTGGAAGGACCTCGCCGACTCGGTCAACACGATGGCGGGGCGGCTGACCGCGCAGGTGCGCAACATCGCGGAGGTGACCACGGCGGTCGCCAAGGGTGATCTCTCGCACAAGGTCACGGTGGACGTGGCCGGCGAGATGCTGGAGCTGAAGAACACCGTCAACACGATGGTGGACCAACTCAACTCCTTTGCCGCGCAGGTGACCAGGGTCGCCCGCGACGTGGGTACCGAGGGCCGGCTGGGCGGGCAGGCGCAGGTGCCGGGGGTCGCCGGGGTGTGGCGGGACCTGACCGACTCGGTCAACTTCATGGCCAACAACCTGACCGGCCAGGTCCGCAACATCGCGCAGGTCACCACGGCGGTGGCGCGCGGCGACCTCTCGCAGAAGATCGAGGTGGACGCCAGGGGCGAGATCCTGGAGCTGAAGAACACCATCAACACGATGGTCGACCAGCTCTCCGGCTTCGCCGAGCAGGTGACCCGGGTGGCCCGCCAGGTGGGTACCGAGGGCCGGCTGGGCGGGCAGGCCCAGGTGCCGGGAGCGGCCGGGGTGTGGCGGGACCTCACGGACAACGTCAACTTCATGGCCAACAACCTGACGGACCAGGTCCGCAACATCGCGCAGGTGACCACGGCCGTCGCCAAGGGCGACCTCTCGCAGAAGATCCAGGTGGACGCCAGGGGCGAGATCCTGGAGCTGAAGAACACCATCAACACGATGGTCGACCAGCTGGGCGCCTTCGCCGACGAGGTGACCAGGGTCGCCCGGGACGTCGGAACCGAGGGCATCCTCGGCGGCCAGGCCAGCGTGCCCGGGGTCTCCGGCACCTGGAAGGACCTGACCAACAGCGTCAACCTGATGGCCAACAACCTGACCAGTCAGGTCCGCAACATCGCCGAGGTGACCACGGCGGTGGCCCGCGGCGACGTGTCGAAGAAGATCACGGTGGACGCCCGCGGCGAGATCCTGGAGCTGGTCACCACCGTCAACACGATGGTCGACCAGCTGTCGGCCTTCGCGGACGAGGTGACCCGGGTGGCCCGCGAGGTCGGCACCGAGGGCATCCTCGGCGGCCAGGCCCGGGTGCGCGGGGTGTCGGGCATCTGGAAGGACCTGACCGACAACGTCAACTTCATGGCGTCCAACCTGACCAGCCAGGTCCGCAACATCGCGGAGGTCGCCACCGCGGTGGCGAGCGGCGACCTCTCCAAGAAGATCACCATCGAGGCGCAGGGCGAGGTCGCCGCCCTGGCGGGCACCCTCAACACGATGGTCGACCAGCTGTCGGCCTTCGCGGTGCAGGTGACGCGGGTGGCCCGCGAGGTGGGCACCGACGGCATCCTGGGCGGCCAGGCCGGAGTGCCCGGGGTGGCCGGCATCTGGAAGGACCTCACCGACAACGTCAACCTGATGGCGAACAACCTGACCGGTCAGGTGCGCAACATCGCGCTGGTCATCACGGCGGTGGCGCGCGGCGACCTCTCGCAGAAGATCGACGTGGACGCCCGCGGCGAGATCCTCCAGCTGAAGACCAGCATCAACACGATGGTCGACCAGCTCGGCTCGTTCGCGGCCGAGGTCACCCGGGTGGCCCGAGAGGTCGGCACCGACGGTCGCCTGGGCGGCCAGGCCCGGGTGCCGGGCGTCGACGGTACCTGGCAGGACCTCACCGAGTCGGTGAACGAACTGGCCAACAACCTGACCCGCCAGGTGCGCGCGATCGCCCAGGTCGCCACCGCGGTGACCCGGGGCGACCTCAGCCTGCGGATCGACGTCGACGCGTCCGGGGAGCTCGACGAGCTCAAGGACAACATCAACCAGATGATCGCCAACCTGCGCGAGACCACCCGCACCAACCAGGAGCAGGACTGGCTGAAGACCAACCTGGCCCGCGTCACCGGCCTGCTCCAGGGCCGCCGCGACCTGGAGGCGGTCGCCTCGCTGATCATGACGGAGCTGACGCCGGTGGTCTCGGCCCAGCACGGCGCCTTCTTCCTGGCCCAGCCGGCCGGCCGGACCGCCGAACTGATCACCGAGGACGACGACGAGAACGACACCGTGCTGCGCCTGATCGGCAGCTACGGCTACCAGCGGCGGGCGATGCCGACCACCTTCCGGCCCGGGGAGTCGCTGGTCGGCCAGGCGGCGGTGGAGAAGCGCTCGATCATCCTGAAGGAGGCCCCGCCCGGATACCTGAAGATCGCCTCCGGGCTGGGCGAGGCCTCGCCGGCCCACGTGGTGGTCCTGCCGGTGCTGTTCGAGGGCCGGCTGCTCGGTGTCATCGAGCTGGCCACCTTCAGCTCCTTCACCACCGTCGCGCTGGACTTCCTCAACCAGATCGCCGACCTGATCGGCGTGACCGTCAACACCATCAGCGTCAACACCAAGACCGAGGGCCTGCTGCTGGAGTCCCAGCGGCTCACCGCCGAGCTCTCCATGCGCTCGGCCGAGCTGGAGGCCCGGCAGGAGGAGCTGGAGCGCACCAACGAGGAGCTCCAGGAGAAGGCCGAGCAGCTCGCCCAGCAGAACCGCGACATCGAGATCAAGAACAGCGAGATCGAGGAGGCCAGGCAGGTCCTGGAGGAGCGCGCCGAGCAGCTCGCGCTCGCCTCGCGGTACAAGAGCGAGTTCCTCGCGAACATGTCGCACGAGCTGCGTACACCGCTGAACTCGCTGCTGATCCTCGCCAGGCTGCTCTCCGACAACAACGAGGGCAACCTCTCGCCCAAGCAGGTCGAGTTCGCCGACACCATCCACGGCGCCGGCTCCGACCTGCTCCAGCTGATCAACGACATCCTCGACCTCTCCAAGGTCGAGGCGGGCAAGATGGACGTCCGCCCGGCGAAGATCGCGCTGGTCCAGCTGGTCGACTACGTCGAGGCGGCGTTCCGGCCGCTCACCGTGGACAAGAGCCTGGACTTCGCCGTCCGGGTCTCGCCCGAGCTGCCGGTCACCCTGCACACCGACGAGCAGCGGCTCCAGCAGGTGCTTCGCAACCTGCTCTCCAACGCGGTGAAGTTCACCGACAGCGGGGCCGTGGACCTGTACATCCGCCCGGCCGGCAGCGAGGTGCCGCAGCACGTGCGCGAGCAGCTGCTGGAGGCCGGCGCGATCACCGACCCGGACGAGGAGCTGGTCGCCTTCTCGGTCTCCGACACCGGGATCGGCATCCCCGGCAACAAGCTCAGGGAGATCTTCGAGGCGTTCAAGCAGGCCGACGGCGGCACCAGCCGCAAGTACGGCGGCACCGGCCTCGGGCTCTCGATCAGCCGCGAGATCGCCCGGCTGCTCGGCGGCGAGATCCACGCCGAGAGCGAGCTCGGCCGGGGTTCCACCTTCACGCTGTACCTGCCGTTGCGCAGTGAGGCCCCCGACCCGTCCGTCCCCGAGCGCCCCGCCGCCCCGGCGGTGCGGGCCTCGGTCGGCGTGACGCCCGTGGGCACGCCCGTACCGGTCGGGGAGAACCCGGCGGACCACTGGGCCCAGGAGGTCCGTGAACTGGCCGAGGAGCGCCGTCGGGGTGCCGTCGAGCGCCGTCGGGCGGCCGCCGAGGAGCCGATCCCGCGCCAGTTCGCCGAGCAGGCCGCCCGTCCGGGCACCGGGGACCGGCCGCAGGGGCGGTTCGACGGCCGGTTCGACGGCGAGCAGGTGCTGATCGTGGACGACGACATCCGCAACGTCTTCGCGCTCACCAGCGTGCTGGAGCAGCACGGCCTGACGGTGCTGTACGCCGAGAACGGCCGGGAGGGCATCGAGGTCCTGGAGCAGCACGAGGACGTGGCGCTGGTCCTGATGGACATCATGATGCCGGAGATGGACGGCTACGCCACGACCGAGGCGATCCGCCGGATGCCCCAGTTCGCCGGGCTGCCGATCATCGCGCTGACCGCCAAGGCGATGAAGGGCGACCGGGAGAAGAGCATAGAGGCGGGCGCCACCGACCACATCACCAAGCCGGTCGAGACCGACCACCTGCTGACCGTGATGCACCACTGGCTGGAGCAGGCGTGA